One Kaistella polysaccharea DNA segment encodes these proteins:
- a CDS encoding chloride channel protein, which produces MRRIFEFIRIKIKDSFDNIHNENLKHNMLQAIPFWIGSVITGIFAVIYAQMFQWGENLMHFIMAWHSWLIFIIAPTAFVLSWWLVNRFAPYAKGSGIPQVMAAVELANPKEHRKITHLLSLKILILKVLSSVILVIGGGAVGREGPTIQIAGSVFRKVNELLPEWWPKISKKNMIMTGAAAGLSAAFNTPLGGIVFAVEELSKTHINYFKTALFTAVIIAGLTAQTFAGSYLYLGYPKTSDIGMMIVFPVILVSGISGIFASQLSRIMLGVNNWKKRLKTDKSNIIFLVISALIIASLAYFVNQEILGSGKGIMQRVLFTDNKNEEWYMPLFRMLGPALSFTSGGAGGIFAPALSAGASIGSVIAGWISLSPDETNVVILTGMVAFLTGITRAPFTSSIIVLEMTDRHSLIFYLMLAAMISSLFSLMVSKHSLYDELKNGYLKDLRKE; this is translated from the coding sequence ATGCGGAGAATATTTGAATTTATAAGAATAAAAATTAAAGATTCTTTTGATAATATTCACAACGAAAATCTAAAGCATAACATGTTACAGGCGATTCCATTCTGGATCGGGTCTGTAATTACGGGAATCTTCGCAGTCATTTATGCGCAAATGTTTCAGTGGGGCGAAAATCTCATGCATTTCATTATGGCGTGGCACAGCTGGCTCATCTTTATCATTGCGCCAACTGCATTTGTATTATCGTGGTGGCTCGTGAATCGGTTTGCACCATATGCAAAAGGCAGCGGAATCCCGCAGGTGATGGCGGCGGTAGAACTAGCAAACCCGAAAGAACACCGAAAAATAACGCATCTTCTCAGCCTTAAAATTCTCATTCTAAAAGTTTTATCATCTGTCATACTCGTTATTGGTGGTGGAGCTGTCGGGCGCGAAGGCCCAACCATTCAAATTGCAGGTTCCGTATTTCGAAAGGTCAATGAGCTTTTACCAGAATGGTGGCCCAAAATCTCCAAGAAAAATATGATTATGACGGGCGCCGCCGCCGGACTTTCTGCAGCATTTAACACACCCTTGGGCGGAATCGTATTTGCCGTAGAAGAACTTTCAAAAACACACATCAACTATTTTAAAACGGCGCTTTTTACGGCGGTTATTATTGCGGGTTTAACTGCACAAACATTTGCAGGATCTTATCTGTATCTGGGCTACCCAAAAACGAGTGATATTGGGATGATGATTGTTTTCCCGGTTATTTTAGTTTCAGGGATTTCAGGCATTTTCGCCAGTCAGCTTTCCCGAATAATGCTTGGCGTAAATAACTGGAAAAAAAGGTTGAAAACCGATAAATCAAATATTATATTTCTCGTTATTTCAGCTTTAATTATTGCTTCACTTGCCTATTTCGTAAATCAGGAGATTTTAGGATCCGGAAAAGGAATTATGCAAAGAGTTCTTTTCACCGATAATAAAAATGAAGAATGGTATATGCCACTTTTCAGAATGTTGGGTCCAGCGTTGTCCTTCACTTCGGGCGGGGCGGGCGGAATTTTCGCACCTGCATTATCGGCTGGAGCAAGTATTGGATCTGTTATCGCAGGTTGGATTAGTTTATCACCCGATGAAACCAATGTCGTCATCTTAACAGGAATGGTGGCTTTTTTAACCGGAATTACGCGGGCGCCCTTCACTTCTTCAATTATTGTTCTTGAAATGACGGACCGTCACAGTTTAATATTCTACCTGATGCTCGCCGCAATGATTTCCTCCCTTTTCTCTTTAATGGTGAGCAAACATTCCTTATACGACGAATTGAAAAATGGTTATTTAAAAGATTTACGGAAGGAATAA
- the rpsF gene encoding 30S ribosomal protein S6 produces the protein MNNYETVFILTPVLSDAQVEEAVKKFEDLLKANNCEIVAKENWGLKKLAYPIQLKKNGFYTLIEFKGEGTVVADLELMYKRDERVIRYLTTKLDKHAIEYAVTRRTKVRTAKV, from the coding sequence ATGAACAATTACGAAACTGTTTTCATTTTAACTCCCGTTCTATCTGATGCTCAGGTGGAGGAAGCAGTAAAAAAGTTTGAAGACTTACTAAAAGCAAACAATTGCGAAATCGTTGCCAAAGAAAATTGGGGACTGAAAAAATTAGCTTATCCAATTCAATTAAAAAAGAATGGATTCTACACTTTGATCGAATTCAAAGGTGAAGGAACAGTGGTTGCAGATTTAGAGTTGATGTACAAACGTGACGAGAGAGTGATCCGTTACCTGACTACAAAACTTGACAAACATGCAATCGAGTATGCAGTGACAAGAAGAACCAAAGTAAGAACTGCGAAAGTTTAA
- the rpsR gene encoding 30S ribosomal protein S18, translated as MAIDDMAKQASAGGESEVRFLTPVDINTKSDKKYCRFKKYGIKHVDYKDPNFLLQFVNEQGKILPRRYTGTSLKYQRKVSAAIKRARHLAMLPYVADLLK; from the coding sequence ATGGCAATAGATGATATGGCTAAACAAGCCTCAGCAGGTGGTGAATCGGAAGTAAGATTTTTAACTCCGGTAGACATCAACACAAAATCTGACAAAAAATACTGTAGATTTAAAAAATACGGTATCAAGCATGTAGATTACAAAGATCCTAACTTCCTTCTTCAGTTCGTAAACGAACAAGGTAAAATTTTACCAAGAAGATATACAGGAACTTCTTTAAAATACCAAAGAAAAGTATCTGCAGCAATTAAAAGAGCTAGACACTTGGCAATGTTGCCTTATGTAGCCGATTTATTAAAATAA
- a CDS encoding NAD-dependent epimerase/dehydratase family protein has protein sequence MASHTEKILITGALGQIGTELTNRLVEIHGAENVIASGLDRWDKSLTSAGFYERMDVTNTQLVRQVIKDYGITTVYHLASLLSGTSEKQPLFAWKLNLEPLINFCEMAKEGLLQKIFWPSSIAVFGKGIPKENVGQEVVLNPTTVYGISKMAGEKWCEYYFDKYGVDVRSIRYPGLISWKTPAGGGTTDYAVEIFYEAVEEGKYTSFISENTGMPMLYMNDAIKATLELMAAPKENLTVHTSYNLGGLSFTPKELAAEIQKEMPDFTIDYKPDFRQEIADSWPASIDDSVAKRDWGLSYDYDITEMTKDMLKNLKVKLQKS, from the coding sequence ATGGCATCTCACACGGAAAAAATTCTAATTACAGGCGCGCTGGGCCAAATCGGCACCGAATTAACCAATCGCTTAGTTGAAATTCATGGCGCCGAAAATGTAATTGCCTCCGGGCTCGACCGTTGGGATAAAAGCCTGACTTCTGCAGGATTCTATGAAAGAATGGACGTTACCAACACCCAATTGGTTCGTCAGGTGATCAAAGATTACGGTATTACAACCGTTTATCATTTGGCATCTTTATTATCTGGGACTTCTGAAAAGCAGCCGCTTTTTGCCTGGAAACTCAACTTGGAACCTTTGATTAACTTTTGTGAAATGGCGAAAGAAGGACTTCTTCAAAAGATTTTCTGGCCAAGTTCTATCGCTGTTTTTGGGAAAGGAATCCCGAAAGAAAATGTAGGTCAGGAAGTGGTTCTAAATCCTACAACCGTTTACGGAATTTCTAAAATGGCTGGAGAAAAATGGTGTGAATATTATTTCGATAAATACGGTGTAGATGTTCGCAGTATTCGTTATCCGGGTTTAATTTCCTGGAAAACGCCTGCTGGTGGCGGAACTACAGATTACGCCGTCGAGATTTTTTATGAGGCTGTTGAAGAAGGAAAATACACCAGCTTTATTTCAGAAAATACCGGAATGCCCATGCTTTACATGAACGATGCAATTAAAGCGACCTTAGAATTAATGGCAGCGCCGAAAGAAAATCTAACCGTTCACACTTCCTATAATTTGGGTGGACTATCATTTACACCAAAAGAACTGGCGGCAGAAATTCAAAAGGAAATGCCTGACTTCACTATTGATTACAAACCCGATTTCCGCCAGGAGATCGCAGATTCCTGGCCGGCTTCTATCGATGATTCGGTGGCGAAAAGAGACTGGGGACTTTCTTACGACTATGATATTACCGAAATGACAAAAGATATGCTGAAAAATTTGAAAGTTAAACTTCAAAAAAGCTAA
- a CDS encoding carboxylesterase family protein: MFLLTTFSVAAQEMKNEMRKEVKKMQQISYILDYPKDVKGKVPLMVFLHGSGERGDNLELVKAHSPFTYKNLFPEPVAILAPQTPKDLWWDTEAVYYLIKDIQQKYNIDDSRIMLTGLSMGGWGTLKLAMEHPELFSAVVAVCAPVDRLMKVRASQYKDLPMKIFHGGNDDIVSPINSIEIYQEIKKFNKNVELTIFPDDNHNSWDSTYSNPKLYEWMLAQKKNTVKN; the protein is encoded by the coding sequence ATGTTTTTATTGACAACTTTCTCCGTTGCTGCTCAGGAAATGAAAAATGAGATGAGAAAAGAGGTAAAGAAAATGCAGCAGATTTCTTACATTTTAGATTATCCGAAAGATGTAAAAGGGAAAGTTCCTTTAATGGTCTTCCTCCATGGTTCTGGCGAGCGCGGAGATAATTTGGAGCTGGTAAAAGCGCACAGTCCTTTTACCTATAAAAATTTATTTCCCGAACCTGTTGCGATCTTAGCTCCTCAAACGCCGAAAGATTTATGGTGGGATACCGAAGCAGTGTATTATTTAATTAAAGATATCCAACAGAAATACAATATTGACGATTCCAGAATTATGTTAACAGGCCTTTCAATGGGCGGGTGGGGAACACTGAAATTAGCGATGGAACATCCTGAACTATTTTCGGCAGTTGTTGCGGTTTGCGCGCCAGTGGATCGATTGATGAAAGTTCGGGCTTCCCAATACAAAGATTTACCCATGAAAATTTTCCATGGTGGGAATGATGATATCGTGTCACCCATAAACTCTATTGAAATTTATCAGGAAATAAAGAAATTCAATAAAAATGTTGAATTGACGATTTTCCCAGATGACAATCATAATTCATGGGATTCTACCTATTCAAATCCGAAGTTGTATGAATGGATGCTGGCACAAAAGAAAAATACAGTTAAGAATTAA
- a CDS encoding FMN-binding glutamate synthase family protein, with the protein MRDKFIKWGIIILVIIWAISLLIKSHYWIPILLTFIYILGLYNAFQTKHAILRNFPVVGYFRYIFEGISPEMQQYFIERETDGKPFPRNERSSAYRRAKNLSDTVPFGTQLEINNRKYEGIKHSIYAKSPAEELPTVLLGGVDCKQKYKASLFNISAMSFGSLSDRAQISLNRGAKKGGFFHNTGEGGISPYHLEGGDLCWQIGTGYFGCRDDHGNFSPEIFKKNVSLPSVKLIEIKISQGAKPGHGGVLPGSKNTPEIAAIRHVQPGMTIISPPSHSSFSDATGLLHFVKQLRDLSDGKPVGFKLCIGDTKEFEDICVQMNVLKIYPDFITVDGAEGGTGAAPPEFSDGVGMPLEPALIFVNRTLTNFNLRDKLKIIASGKVLTSLDILRAVAMGADMCNNARGFMFALGCIQALRCNTNTCPTGVATQDKMLIKGLDVTDKSERVYHFHKNTLRTCNELIAAAGRTSYEEVDASMFMRGDEFEHLADYYFPDILGNVKAPSNRY; encoded by the coding sequence ATGAGAGACAAATTCATTAAATGGGGAATTATAATTCTGGTGATCATTTGGGCAATTTCCCTTTTAATCAAATCCCATTACTGGATTCCTATTTTGCTTACCTTCATATACATTTTAGGATTGTACAATGCTTTCCAAACGAAACATGCCATTCTAAGAAACTTCCCGGTGGTGGGATATTTTCGATATATTTTTGAAGGAATTTCTCCGGAAATGCAGCAATATTTTATTGAAAGAGAAACCGATGGGAAACCATTCCCTCGTAATGAGCGTTCTTCTGCATATCGCCGAGCTAAAAATTTAAGCGATACTGTACCATTTGGAACTCAGCTGGAAATTAACAATAGAAAGTATGAAGGAATAAAGCATTCCATTTACGCAAAATCACCGGCGGAGGAGTTGCCTACCGTTTTGTTGGGTGGTGTTGATTGTAAACAAAAATATAAAGCTTCACTTTTTAATATTTCCGCAATGAGTTTCGGTTCACTAAGTGACCGTGCTCAAATATCATTAAACCGCGGTGCCAAAAAAGGTGGATTTTTTCACAATACTGGAGAAGGTGGAATTTCACCCTACCACTTGGAAGGTGGTGATTTGTGCTGGCAGATTGGAACTGGATATTTTGGATGTAGAGATGATCATGGAAACTTTTCACCTGAAATTTTCAAGAAAAATGTTTCCTTACCCAGTGTAAAATTAATCGAGATTAAAATTTCACAAGGTGCAAAACCAGGTCATGGTGGAGTTTTACCAGGATCCAAAAATACGCCAGAAATTGCAGCCATCAGACACGTACAACCAGGAATGACTATTATTTCGCCACCCTCGCACTCTTCATTTTCTGACGCGACAGGATTGTTACATTTTGTGAAACAATTGCGTGACTTGTCGGACGGTAAACCTGTAGGATTTAAATTGTGTATTGGTGATACAAAAGAATTTGAAGATATCTGTGTTCAGATGAACGTTCTCAAGATCTATCCGGATTTTATTACAGTTGATGGGGCAGAAGGAGGAACTGGTGCGGCGCCACCTGAATTTTCTGATGGAGTAGGTATGCCTTTGGAACCTGCTTTGATTTTCGTTAATAGAACACTTACCAATTTCAACTTACGGGATAAACTGAAAATAATTGCAAGTGGTAAGGTATTAACTTCACTCGATATTTTAAGAGCCGTGGCAATGGGCGCTGATATGTGTAATAACGCTCGAGGATTTATGTTCGCGTTGGGTTGTATTCAAGCTTTAAGATGTAATACCAACACGTGTCCGACTGGAGTTGCCACACAAGATAAAATGCTCATTAAAGGTCTTGATGTGACCGATAAAAGTGAAAGGGTTTATCACTTCCATAAGAATACGTTGCGTACCTGTAATGAATTGATTGCAGCAGCTGGCAGAACTTCCTACGAAGAAGTAGATGCAAGTATGTTTATGCGCGGCGACGAGTTTGAACATTTGGCTGATTATTATTTCCCGGATATTTTAGGAAATGTAAAAGCACCTTCAAATCGCTATTAA
- the bglX gene encoding beta-glucosidase BglX, with protein sequence MKKIILIATLALSPLFLAQEMVMKPVQSYQTAQYKADKKIFIDNLLAKMTVEEKIGQLNLPSAGDFTTGQAQNSNIGKKIEDGLVGGLFNIKGAEKIKAVQKVAVEKSRLKIPLIFGMDVIHGYETNFPIPLGLAASWDMDLIQQSARVAAREATSDGISWTFSPMTDISREPRWGRVSEGSGEDPYLGSEIAKAMVYGYQGKDLSLANTMMACVKHFALYGAGEAGRDYNTVDMSRLRMFNEYFPPYKAAVDAGVGSVMASFNEVDGIPATGNKWLQTDVLRKMWGFNGFVVSDYTGINEMIDHGMGDLQQVSALALKAGVDMDMVGEGFLKTLKTSLQEGKVSQGEIDQAARRILEAKYDLGLFENPYKYGDVTLASKEVYSAENRKIARNAAAQSMVLMKNDHKVLPLKKTGTVAVIGPLVNNALNMAGTWSVGAKHANSVSLLKGLQDNFGKEVKFLSAKGSNIDYSEKLENIYAAHGKLTDRDSRSKEELLKEAVSIANKADVIVLAIGESAEMSGESSSRTEIDIPASQIDLLNELKKTGKPIAVVLFTGRPLALSNMKDTPDAILNVWFSGTEAGNAISDVLFGKVNPSGKLPMTFPRSLGQVPLYYNHKNTGRPLSAEKTEKCEYERFRSNFMDECNTPLYPFGFGLSYTNFKYSDISISNLNPKGNSTIQASVTLTNTGDYDGAEVVQLYIRDLVGSITRPVKELKGFQKVFLKKGEHKKVTFSISPEDLKFYDNSLKFDWEAGEFQVMIGTDSEQVQRAKINWIK encoded by the coding sequence ATGAAGAAAATAATATTAATTGCAACCCTGGCTCTTTCGCCATTGTTTTTAGCGCAGGAAATGGTTATGAAGCCTGTACAATCTTATCAAACTGCACAATATAAGGCTGATAAAAAAATATTTATCGATAATCTATTAGCAAAGATGACGGTTGAGGAAAAAATCGGCCAGTTAAATTTACCAAGTGCGGGAGATTTTACAACAGGTCAGGCACAAAATTCCAATATCGGTAAAAAGATAGAAGATGGTTTGGTCGGTGGCCTTTTCAATATTAAAGGTGCTGAAAAAATAAAAGCCGTACAAAAAGTTGCGGTGGAGAAAAGCCGTTTAAAAATTCCACTCATTTTCGGAATGGATGTTATCCACGGATATGAAACCAATTTCCCAATTCCTTTGGGTTTAGCGGCATCTTGGGATATGGATTTAATTCAGCAATCCGCACGGGTCGCCGCAAGAGAAGCAACTTCCGATGGAATTTCCTGGACATTTTCACCAATGACCGATATTTCTCGCGAACCTCGATGGGGTCGAGTTTCCGAAGGTTCTGGTGAAGATCCTTACTTGGGAAGTGAAATTGCAAAAGCAATGGTGTACGGCTATCAGGGAAAAGATCTTTCTTTAGCCAATACCATGATGGCCTGTGTAAAACATTTTGCACTCTATGGCGCTGGGGAAGCAGGTCGGGATTACAATACCGTGGATATGAGCCGACTGAGGATGTTTAATGAGTATTTTCCCCCTTATAAAGCGGCTGTAGATGCAGGAGTTGGTTCCGTGATGGCTTCCTTTAATGAAGTTGACGGAATCCCCGCTACTGGAAATAAATGGCTACAAACCGATGTTTTACGGAAAATGTGGGGCTTTAACGGCTTTGTAGTCAGCGACTATACTGGGATCAATGAAATGATTGATCACGGTATGGGCGATTTGCAGCAAGTTTCAGCACTCGCCTTAAAAGCGGGCGTTGATATGGATATGGTGGGAGAAGGTTTTCTAAAAACTTTAAAAACGTCATTGCAGGAAGGTAAGGTGTCGCAAGGGGAAATAGATCAAGCTGCAAGAAGAATTTTGGAAGCCAAATATGATTTGGGACTTTTTGAAAATCCATATAAGTATGGGGATGTTACGCTCGCCTCAAAAGAAGTGTACAGTGCAGAAAATAGAAAAATTGCAAGAAACGCCGCCGCACAGTCTATGGTTTTAATGAAAAACGATCATAAAGTTTTACCCTTGAAAAAAACAGGAACGGTAGCTGTTATTGGACCATTGGTTAATAATGCATTGAACATGGCGGGAACCTGGAGTGTTGGTGCAAAACATGCCAATTCGGTTTCATTACTAAAAGGCCTGCAGGATAATTTTGGTAAAGAGGTTAAATTTCTTTCAGCTAAAGGTTCAAACATTGATTACAGCGAAAAACTCGAGAATATTTATGCTGCGCACGGCAAACTAACAGACAGAGATTCGCGTTCCAAAGAAGAGCTTTTGAAAGAAGCAGTGTCGATTGCCAACAAAGCAGATGTGATTGTTCTGGCCATTGGCGAATCTGCTGAAATGAGCGGTGAATCATCATCCAGAACAGAAATCGATATTCCCGCATCTCAAATTGATTTGCTCAATGAATTGAAAAAAACCGGGAAACCTATTGCAGTTGTTTTGTTTACGGGAAGACCGCTGGCCTTGTCAAATATGAAGGACACACCGGATGCCATTTTAAATGTTTGGTTTTCGGGAACAGAAGCAGGAAATGCAATTTCCGATGTCTTATTTGGGAAAGTTAATCCTTCCGGAAAATTGCCGATGACGTTTCCTCGCAGTTTAGGTCAGGTTCCTTTATATTACAATCACAAAAATACAGGTCGTCCTTTAAGTGCCGAAAAAACTGAAAAGTGCGAGTACGAAAGGTTCCGCTCTAATTTTATGGATGAGTGTAACACACCGCTTTATCCCTTTGGTTTTGGATTAAGTTATACCAATTTCAAATATTCAGATATTTCAATTTCTAATTTAAATCCGAAAGGAAATTCAACCATTCAGGCCTCAGTTACCCTAACGAATACTGGAGATTATGATGGCGCTGAGGTTGTTCAGTTATACATTCGGGATTTGGTTGGCAGTATCACAAGACCAGTGAAGGAACTAAAAGGGTTTCAAAAGGTTTTTCTGAAGAAAGGAGAGCATAAAAAAGTGACCTTTTCCATTTCACCAGAAGATTTAAAATTTTATGATAATTCTCTGAAATTTGATTGGGAAGCCGGTGAATTTCAAGTTATGATTGGAACAGATTCTGAACAAGTTCAGCGTGCTAAAATCAATTGGATTAAATAA
- a CDS encoding glucoamylase family protein, which produces MRKIVITCSTFLLLTSCESKKPLISDHLSDEQLMSQVQKDVLKYFWEYAEPNSLLARERYHEDNVYPQHDKHVITTGGSGFGLMTILVGVERNFIPRQEAVQRLGVMADFLEKADRHHGAWSHWINGETGKTVPFGKKDNGGDLVETAFLVQGMIAVREYFKNGNEEERNLAQKMDHLWKGVEWNWYTKGGEKTLYWHWSPTYGWDMNFPLKGYDETLITYILAASSPSYPIDAETYYKGWARNGTIKTDHSKYDLPLYVKHNGSEEYGGPLFWAQYSYLGLDPTGLSDRNINNYFDVNRNHVMIDYQYCVENPKKYKGYGSNYWGLSAGYTRNKDGSVGYTAHSPTNDQGVINPTAALSSFPYSPKESMNFLRFIYTEKPSFIGSAGPYDATSINYGDWFTPRYLAIDQGTISPMIENYRTGFIWKLFMKAPEIKAGLKKLDFKSTKYSL; this is translated from the coding sequence ATGAGGAAAATTGTGATCACGTGTTCAACCTTTTTACTACTAACTTCGTGTGAAAGTAAAAAACCTTTAATTTCAGATCACTTATCTGATGAACAATTGATGTCTCAAGTTCAGAAAGATGTTTTGAAATATTTTTGGGAGTATGCCGAGCCGAATTCATTATTAGCTCGCGAGCGTTATCATGAGGATAATGTTTATCCGCAGCATGACAAACACGTTATTACAACCGGCGGTTCCGGATTCGGACTCATGACAATTTTGGTAGGTGTGGAGCGTAATTTTATTCCCCGGCAGGAAGCGGTACAAAGATTAGGTGTAATGGCCGATTTTCTCGAAAAAGCCGACCGACATCACGGTGCCTGGTCACATTGGATTAATGGAGAAACGGGAAAAACAGTTCCTTTCGGTAAAAAAGACAATGGTGGAGACTTGGTAGAAACTGCGTTTTTGGTTCAGGGAATGATTGCAGTCCGAGAATATTTCAAGAATGGCAACGAAGAAGAGCGGAATCTTGCGCAAAAAATGGATCATCTCTGGAAAGGTGTTGAGTGGAACTGGTACACAAAAGGAGGCGAAAAAACCCTTTACTGGCATTGGTCACCAACCTACGGCTGGGATATGAATTTCCCTCTTAAAGGATATGACGAAACTTTGATCACCTATATTTTAGCAGCTTCTTCACCCTCATATCCTATTGATGCAGAAACGTATTATAAAGGTTGGGCTAGAAATGGCACCATCAAAACAGATCATTCAAAATACGATTTGCCACTTTACGTAAAACATAACGGCTCCGAAGAATATGGTGGTCCGCTTTTTTGGGCTCAATATTCCTATCTCGGCCTAGATCCAACGGGTTTATCAGATCGGAATATCAATAATTATTTTGATGTTAATAGAAATCACGTAATGATTGATTACCAATATTGTGTTGAAAATCCGAAAAAGTATAAAGGATATGGATCAAATTATTGGGGACTTTCTGCCGGCTACACCAGAAATAAAGATGGTTCTGTTGGTTACACAGCACATTCTCCAACGAACGACCAGGGCGTAATAAATCCCACTGCGGCCTTAAGTAGTTTTCCGTATTCACCGAAAGAATCGATGAATTTTTTACGATTTATATATACTGAGAAACCATCATTTATAGGTTCTGCAGGTCCGTATGATGCCACTTCTATTAATTATGGAGACTGGTTTACCCCGAGATATCTTGCAATTGACCAAGGAACCATTTCACCTATGATAGAAAATTATAGAACGGGCTTCATCTGGAAATTATTTATGAAGGCGCCGGAAATTAAAGCAGGTTTGAAAAAACTCGATTTTAAATCAACTAAATACTCGTTGTAA
- the rplI gene encoding 50S ribosomal protein L9, with protein MDIILKKDVENLGLEFDTVSVKPGYARNFLLPQGVALLATPKNKADLAATLEARKEEEAKLVAAANATVDQLKKTNITISTKVGSGDKLFGSINNANLSDELSKAGVQVDKKYIKIPGNNIKRTGKFTALIRLHRNVEHNYEFDVVSDAPPVVEAKPAPAKPKAKQEEETPTEEA; from the coding sequence ATGGACATTATCCTAAAAAAAGACGTAGAAAACTTAGGTCTTGAATTCGACACGGTAAGTGTAAAACCTGGTTACGCAAGAAATTTCTTGCTACCTCAAGGCGTTGCTTTATTGGCAACACCAAAAAACAAAGCAGACTTAGCTGCTACTTTAGAAGCTAGAAAAGAAGAAGAAGCTAAATTGGTTGCTGCTGCAAACGCAACAGTAGATCAGTTGAAAAAAACAAACATTACCATTTCAACCAAAGTTGGTTCAGGTGACAAATTGTTTGGATCAATCAACAACGCAAACCTTTCTGACGAATTATCTAAAGCAGGTGTACAAGTTGATAAAAAATACATCAAAATTCCTGGGAATAACATCAAGAGAACTGGTAAATTCACAGCCTTGATCAGACTTCACAGAAATGTAGAGCATAACTATGAATTCGATGTTGTTTCTGATGCGCCACCGGTTGTAGAAGCTAAACCAGCTCCTGCTAAACCAAAAGCGAAGCAAGAAGAGGAAACTCCGACTGAAGAAGCATAA
- a CDS encoding polysaccharide deacetylase family protein, which produces MILLTFNIISEDFTYKKKEGINSADQLALTLTTTKAILRSLEQYEVLATFFIEISLLSQIENLLKQIRNEGHEIAFFHQNSSLDEIEIAKKRTEELLGKNVRGIRIEENIFPAEALKKLQFNYISVIDDQQISFPLKKLIRKAPFTEENGLTFIYQSISPYSQMPYNDFIFQLTPLIYYQNMVVETIKKDEFVLVNLNSWQFSDVKKLPFHLPFYRKYKVGKTMQDKLDRFLEWINLNQIATSRIKDFIS; this is translated from the coding sequence ATGATTTTACTGACTTTCAATATCATTAGTGAAGACTTCACTTATAAAAAGAAAGAAGGAATTAATTCTGCCGATCAGCTTGCATTAACTTTAACGACGACTAAAGCAATTTTGAGAAGTTTGGAACAATACGAAGTGTTGGCTACCTTTTTTATTGAAATATCGCTTTTGTCACAAATAGAAAATCTTTTAAAACAAATAAGAAATGAAGGTCATGAAATCGCATTTTTTCACCAAAATTCTTCCTTAGATGAAATTGAAATCGCAAAAAAAAGGACGGAAGAACTCCTTGGCAAAAATGTTCGTGGCATTCGTATAGAAGAAAATATCTTTCCTGCAGAAGCTTTAAAAAAATTGCAGTTTAATTATATTTCAGTAATCGACGATCAACAAATTTCTTTTCCTTTAAAAAAACTCATCCGCAAAGCACCTTTCACCGAAGAGAACGGCCTAACCTTTATTTATCAAAGTATTTCACCTTATTCTCAGATGCCCTACAATGATTTTATTTTTCAACTAACTCCTTTAATTTATTATCAAAATATGGTGGTTGAAACAATTAAGAAAGACGAATTTGTCCTCGTAAATTTAAATTCATGGCAATTCTCCGACGTAAAAAAGTTGCCGTTTCATTTGCCCTTTTATAGAAAATATAAAGTTGGAAAAACAATGCAGGATAAATTAGACCGTTTTTTAGAATGGATAAACCTGAATCAAATTGCAACGTCCAGAATTAAAGATTTTATAAGTTAA